One stretch of Campylobacter sp. CCS1377 DNA includes these proteins:
- the gdhA gene encoding NADP-specific glutamate dehydrogenase has product MANAKAYINSILEDIQQRSAHQPVFLQAATEVLKSLEPILAANSTYEEHAILERLIMPEKTTIFRVVYCGDDGKARTHFGYRVQFNSAIGPYKGGLRFHPTVNLDVLKFLGFEQIFKNSLTGLMIGGAKGGANFDPKGKSEAEIMRFCQAFIAELSKIIGANTDVPAGDIGVGGREIGYMFGAYKKISGLFDGTLTGKSTLWGGSLARTEATGYGCVYFAKEMLEHAGLSLEGKSCAVSGSGNVAIYTIEKLKQFGAKAVTISDSNGFVYDKDGIDLMLLKQIKEVQRGRVEDYAKVKAGAIYTPKSAYKEGTNGVWSVPCDGAFPSATQNELNLEDIKTLYNNGCRFVAEGANMPSTLDAIDFMLEKKDFYFAPAKAANAGGVATSQLEMQQNASMTNWTFDEVDQKLHKIMSNIFHNAYQTSKEYGHEGNLVMGANIAGFKKVADAMIDQGYI; this is encoded by the coding sequence ATGGCTAATGCAAAAGCTTATATTAATTCGATCTTAGAAGATATTCAACAAAGATCAGCACATCAGCCCGTGTTTCTTCAAGCAGCAACTGAAGTTTTGAAGTCTTTAGAACCGATTTTAGCAGCGAATTCAACTTATGAAGAGCATGCAATTTTAGAAAGACTCATCATGCCTGAAAAGACAACTATTTTTAGAGTGGTGTATTGTGGAGATGATGGTAAGGCAAGAACACATTTTGGATATCGTGTGCAGTTTAATTCAGCGATCGGACCTTATAAGGGTGGGCTTAGATTTCATCCAACGGTAAATTTGGATGTTTTGAAATTTTTGGGATTTGAACAAATTTTTAAGAATTCTTTAACAGGACTGATGATCGGCGGAGCTAAAGGTGGAGCGAATTTTGATCCAAAAGGCAAAAGCGAAGCTGAAATTATGAGATTTTGCCAAGCTTTTATAGCTGAACTTAGTAAAATCATTGGTGCAAATACAGATGTGCCTGCTGGAGATATCGGGGTAGGCGGTAGAGAGATTGGCTATATGTTTGGTGCGTATAAAAAAATTAGCGGTTTGTTTGATGGAACTTTAACTGGTAAAAGCACTCTTTGGGGCGGAAGTTTAGCAAGAACTGAAGCCACTGGTTATGGCTGTGTATATTTTGCAAAAGAAATGTTAGAGCATGCAGGACTTTCTTTGGAAGGAAAATCTTGTGCGGTTTCAGGAAGTGGAAATGTGGCAATTTATACCATAGAAAAATTAAAACAATTTGGTGCAAAAGCTGTTACAATAAGTGATAGCAATGGTTTTGTTTATGATAAAGATGGTATTGATTTAATGCTTTTAAAACAAATTAAAGAAGTTCAAAGAGGTAGAGTTGAAGATTATGCTAAGGTAAAAGCAGGTGCAATTTATACTCCAAAAAGTGCATATAAAGAAGGAACAAATGGTGTTTGGTCTGTGCCTTGCGATGGAGCATTTCCAAGTGCTACTCAAAATGAGTTGAATTTAGAAGATATCAAAACGCTTTATAATAATGGTTGTCGTTTTGTAGCTGAGGGTGCAAATATGCCAAGTACTTTAGATGCAATTGATTTTATGTTAGAGAAAAAAGATTTTTATTTTGCTCCTGCAAAAGCAGCTAATGCAGGTGGTGTGGCAACTTCGCAGCTTGAAATGCAACAAAACGCTAGTATGACAAATTGGACTTTTGATGAAGTGGATCAAAAATTACATAAAATCATGAGCAATATTTTCCATAACGCCTATCAAACTTCAAAAGAATATGGTCATGAAGGAAATCTTGTGATGGGAGCTAATATTGCAGGATTTAAAAAAGTTGCTGATGCAATGATAGATCAAGGCTATATTTAA
- a CDS encoding replicative DNA helicase codes for MQENFDLDLERAILSSCIFNEDAYASICGDIEPDDFTLKAHQDIFYAIVSCANAGEPIALSFLKKYKKVDENVLNEVIATSSIIDLGKYVSELREKSIKRKLLNFAHTIPSRINENKPVSQISDEINKEIFNLTNRINSADIKNIEIILSELIDEFEKQKIAINKDILGLDTGFSDLNKMIKGFKPGDLVIVAARPGMGKTTICLNFIEKVLRQDKGVVFFSLEMPATQIMQRLLAAKTSIALQKLLIADLNDEEWGRVSDACNEYSKKNLYIYDSGYASITDIRAILRRVKSQDESVSLCVVDYIGLMMSNSNFSDRHLQVSEISRGLKLLARELNMPIIALSQLNRSLESRANKRPMLSDLRESGAIEQDADTILFVYRDEVYREQEEKERENKAKSEGKNYQRIFIPNPIQEKAELIVGKNRNGPTGTVDLLFLKERSSFVEPIKEEFSATSFEE; via the coding sequence ATGCAAGAAAATTTTGATTTAGATTTAGAAAGAGCAATTTTAAGCTCGTGTATTTTTAATGAAGATGCTTATGCAAGCATTTGTGGTGATATTGAACCTGATGATTTCACTCTTAAAGCACATCAGGATATTTTTTATGCTATTGTTTCTTGTGCTAATGCGGGAGAACCCATAGCTCTTAGTTTTTTAAAAAAATATAAAAAAGTTGATGAAAATGTTTTAAATGAAGTTATTGCTACGAGTTCTATTATTGATTTGGGAAAATATGTTAGCGAATTAAGGGAGAAATCCATCAAAAGAAAATTGTTAAATTTCGCACATACCATTCCTTCGCGTATTAATGAAAATAAACCTGTATCGCAAATTTCGGATGAAATAAATAAAGAAATTTTTAATCTCACTAATCGTATTAATAGCGCAGATATTAAGAATATAGAAATTATTTTATCCGAATTAATTGATGAATTTGAAAAGCAAAAAATAGCTATTAATAAAGATATTTTAGGGCTTGATACAGGTTTTAGCGATTTAAATAAAATGATAAAGGGTTTTAAGCCAGGTGATTTGGTGATTGTGGCCGCAAGACCAGGTATGGGAAAAACTACGATATGCTTAAATTTTATAGAAAAGGTTTTAAGACAAGACAAGGGTGTAGTATTTTTTTCACTTGAAATGCCTGCAACTCAAATTATGCAAAGACTTTTGGCTGCCAAAACTTCCATTGCTTTGCAAAAACTTTTAATTGCAGATTTAAATGATGAAGAATGGGGCAGAGTGAGTGATGCTTGTAATGAATATTCTAAAAAGAATTTATATATCTATGATAGTGGATATGCGAGCATTACGGATATTCGTGCGATTTTAAGAAGAGTAAAATCTCAAGATGAAAGTGTATCGCTTTGTGTGGTTGATTATATAGGTTTAATGATGAGTAATTCTAATTTTAGCGATAGACACTTGCAAGTCAGTGAAATTTCAAGAGGCTTGAAGCTTTTGGCAAGAGAACTTAATATGCCTATTATCGCACTTTCTCAGCTTAATCGCTCTTTAGAAAGCAGGGCAAATAAAAGACCAATGCTAAGTGATTTGCGTGAAAGTGGCGCTATAGAGCAAGATGCAGATACTATTTTATTTGTGTATCGTGATGAAGTTTATAGGGAGCAAGAAGAAAAAGAAAGGGAAAATAAAGCCAAATCTGAAGGCAAAAACTATCAAAGGATTTTTATCCCAAATCCTATACAAGAAAAAGCAGAGCTTATTGTGGGTAAAAACAGAAATGGTCCTACAGGCACGGTAGATCTTTTATTTTTAAAAGAAAGATCGAGTTTTGTTGAACCTATAAAAGAAGAATTTAGTGCAACGAGTTTTGAAGAGTAA
- a CDS encoding acetolactate synthase large subunit, translated as MKEISGSTMVCEALRAEKVKVVFGYPGGAALNIYDEIYTQTYFKHILVRHEQAALHAADAYARMSGEVGVAIVTSGPGFTNTITGLATAYSDSIPLVLISAQVANSLIGTDAFQEIDAVGISRPCVKHNYLVKNIQELPRILKEAFYIATSGRKGPVHIDIPKDVTAALGIWDYPQEITMKTYKPNYKGNAKQIKKFVELLKEAKRPLFYLGGGCVASNASEELRELVKITQIPAVETLMALGTLRSDDALNLKMAGMHGSYAANMALSECDLLISVGARFDDRITGKTSEFAKRAKIVHIDIDPSSISKIINAHFPIVGDIKSVISQTLDELKRDQFEIQTQEWLETLKRYQNLYPLSYEDSDEVLKPQWVIQECAKLAPDARIITDVGQHQMWVAQFYPFNFPRQLATSGGQGAMGYSLPAALGAKLAVGEKEVVVNFVGDGSVLMNIQELMTAYEYGIVVINIILNNAFLGMVRQWQSMFYDEHFSQTDLSVQADFVKIAEGFGCEGYDIKTKDEFRSAFKRALNSQKTTLLNVAIDRFEDVLPMVPAGGAIYNMILPKLKDKK; from the coding sequence ATGAAAGAAATATCCGGTTCTACAATGGTATGCGAAGCCTTAAGGGCTGAAAAAGTAAAAGTTGTTTTTGGCTATCCTGGAGGAGCAGCTTTGAATATCTATGATGAAATTTATACTCAAACTTATTTTAAACACATTCTTGTGCGTCATGAGCAAGCTGCTTTGCATGCAGCAGATGCTTATGCAAGAATGAGTGGTGAAGTGGGTGTGGCTATAGTTACAAGCGGACCTGGTTTTACTAACACCATAACAGGACTTGCTACGGCTTATAGTGATTCTATACCTTTGGTTTTGATTTCTGCACAAGTTGCAAATTCTTTAATAGGCACTGATGCCTTTCAAGAAATTGATGCAGTGGGTATTTCTCGCCCTTGCGTGAAACATAATTATTTAGTAAAAAATATTCAAGAATTGCCTAGAATTTTAAAAGAAGCTTTTTATATTGCAACAAGTGGTCGAAAAGGGCCTGTTCATATTGATATCCCAAAAGATGTAACTGCAGCTTTGGGAATTTGGGATTATCCTCAAGAAATTACTATGAAGACTTATAAGCCAAACTATAAAGGCAATGCAAAGCAGATTAAAAAATTTGTTGAGCTTTTAAAAGAAGCTAAAAGACCTTTATTTTATCTGGGTGGAGGTTGCGTTGCATCTAATGCTAGTGAAGAATTAAGAGAGCTTGTTAAAATCACTCAAATTCCCGCCGTTGAAACCTTAATGGCTTTAGGAACTTTAAGAAGCGATGATGCTTTAAATCTTAAAATGGCAGGTATGCATGGAAGCTATGCTGCCAATATGGCTTTGAGTGAGTGTGATTTGCTAATCAGTGTTGGAGCGCGTTTTGATGATAGGATTACGGGAAAAACAAGCGAATTTGCCAAGCGAGCTAAAATTGTGCATATTGATATTGACCCAAGTTCGATTTCTAAAATTATCAACGCTCATTTTCCAATAGTTGGAGATATTAAAAGTGTAATTTCTCAAACTTTAGATGAGCTAAAACGCGATCAATTTGAAATTCAAACTCAAGAATGGCTTGAAACCTTAAAGCGTTATCAAAATTTATATCCTTTAAGCTATGAAGATAGTGATGAAGTTTTAAAACCTCAATGGGTAATACAAGAATGCGCCAAGCTTGCTCCTGATGCAAGGATAATTACTGATGTGGGACAGCATCAAATGTGGGTAGCACAATTTTATCCTTTTAATTTTCCAAGACAGCTTGCTACAAGTGGTGGACAAGGAGCGATGGGATACTCTTTACCTGCGGCTTTGGGTGCAAAACTTGCAGTTGGCGAAAAAGAAGTTGTGGTGAATTTTGTTGGCGATGGATCAGTTTTGATGAATATCCAAGAGTTAATGACGGCTTATGAGTATGGTATTGTTGTGATTAATATTATTTTAAACAATGCCTTTTTAGGTATGGTGCGTCAATGGCAAAGTATGTTTTATGATGAGCATTTTTCACAAACAGATTTAAGCGTGCAAGCTGATTTTGTGAAGATTGCTGAAGGTTTTGGATGTGAGGGATATGATATAAAAACAAAAGATGAATTTCGTAGTGCTTTTAAAAGAGCTTTAAATTCGCAAAAAACCACTCTTTTAAATGTAGCCATTGATCGTTTTGAAGATGTTTTACCTATGGTGCCAGCAGGCGGTGCTATTTATAATATGATTTTGCCAAAATTGAAGGATAAAAAATGA
- the ilvN gene encoding acetolactate synthase small subunit translates to MRRVLSVIVLNEHGVLSRIVGLFSGRGYNIDSLTVAPLAGGEFSRINIVTSGDERVFEQIVKQLHKLIPTYKVIESEEFIEKEMALVKIPLNENLGGLDAVLKAYNGVIANSNENFLFLMVADDATRIDNFLKTIKKYNPSDIVRSGSVLMEIK, encoded by the coding sequence ATGAGAAGAGTTTTATCGGTAATTGTTTTAAATGAACATGGAGTTTTATCGCGTATCGTAGGGCTTTTTTCAGGTAGAGGATATAATATTGATAGCTTGACAGTTGCACCTTTAGCGGGAGGGGAATTTTCGCGCATTAATATAGTCACTTCAGGTGATGAACGCGTTTTTGAGCAAATTGTCAAGCAGCTTCATAAACTTATTCCTACTTATAAGGTTATAGAAAGTGAGGAATTTATTGAAAAAGAAATGGCTCTTGTAAAAATTCCTTTAAATGAGAATTTGGGTGGATTGGATGCAGTTTTGAAAGCTTATAATGGAGTCATTGCAAATAGTAATGAAAATTTTTTATTTTTGATGGTTGCTGATGATGCAACTAGAATTGATAATTTTTTAAAAACAATTAAAAAATATAATCCTAGTGATATAGTTCGCAGTGGATCAGTTTTGATGGAGATTAAATGA
- the lpxD gene encoding UDP-3-O-(3-hydroxymyristoyl)glucosamine N-acyltransferase, with product MKLSEIADFLGLEYNGEDIEITALNSLLRANFTELTYCDGEKNAKDIPNTGAAAILVAKEYENLVPKDTKALITQNPHLSFAFLSKLFAKPLFDNAKEKIQNIAKSAKIMPNVYIGNNVCIGENVVIMAGAYIGDNVSIGDESIIHPNVVIYNDSKIGKKCHLLANCVIGSDGFGYAHNKNGEHYKIYHNGNVILEDFVEIGACTTIDRAVFDSTIIKAGTKVDNLVQIGHNCDIGQNCIIVAQTGISGSSELGRNVVMGGQSATSGHLKIGDFSTIAARGGVSKNLEGGRVYGGFPIMLQKDWLKLQAKIAMNFRERE from the coding sequence ATGAAATTAAGCGAAATAGCAGATTTTTTAGGTTTAGAATATAATGGAGAAGATATCGAAATAACGGCTTTAAATTCTTTATTAAGAGCAAATTTTACTGAGCTTACATATTGTGATGGCGAAAAAAATGCTAAAGATATACCTAATACCGGCGCAGCAGCGATTTTAGTCGCAAAAGAATATGAAAATTTAGTGCCAAAGGATACTAAGGCTTTAATCACTCAAAATCCGCACTTAAGTTTTGCTTTTTTAAGTAAGCTTTTTGCTAAACCTTTATTTGATAATGCAAAAGAAAAAATTCAAAATATAGCAAAAAGTGCAAAAATTATGCCAAATGTTTATATAGGAAATAATGTTTGCATAGGTGAAAATGTTGTGATTATGGCAGGTGCTTATATAGGCGATAATGTAAGCATTGGCGATGAAAGCATTATCCATCCTAATGTGGTCATTTATAATGATAGTAAAATAGGGAAAAAATGTCATTTGCTTGCAAATTGCGTTATAGGAAGTGATGGTTTTGGCTATGCACATAATAAAAACGGCGAGCATTATAAAATTTATCATAATGGGAATGTGATTTTAGAAGACTTTGTTGAGATTGGAGCTTGTACAACTATAGATAGAGCGGTATTTGATAGCACTATCATTAAAGCAGGCACAAAGGTGGATAATCTCGTGCAAATAGGACATAATTGCGACATAGGGCAAAATTGTATTATTGTAGCACAAACTGGAATTTCAGGATCAAGCGAACTTGGACGCAATGTAGTTATGGGCGGACAAAGTGCAACAAGTGGGCATTTAAAAATAGGAGATTTTAGTACCATAGCTGCAAGAGGTGGAGTGAGTAAAAATCTTGAAGGTGGTAGGGTTTATGGCGGTTTTCCTATAATGCTTCAAAAGGATTGGTTAAAACTTCAGGCAAAAATTGCTATGAATTTTAGAGAAAGAGAGTGA
- the mapA gene encoding outer membrane lipoprotein MapA yields the protein MLKQISIFIVMLFVFSACATNSGTIAQVEQISNSTQCQPCESNKAFEAKIKGLIYLSDVGLKCCANKRTLDTSVALKKVYLHRIYDLEEEKKIFKNKNASYYLDEHFNVILYSMLKTELKNRGIIVLEKSDSPYDLKLDLAFTDFNSKVDNNGLHSRVKANLKLRNINTQKTLAVSTRQDVVGFKDEKEVSFYTHLLLKQMANKIASIISSL from the coding sequence ATGTTAAAGCAAATAAGTATTTTTATAGTGATGTTATTTGTTTTTAGTGCTTGTGCAACCAATTCTGGCACTATAGCGCAAGTAGAGCAAATTTCAAATAGTACGCAATGTCAGCCTTGTGAAAGCAATAAGGCTTTTGAGGCAAAAATCAAAGGTTTAATTTATTTGAGTGATGTGGGATTAAAATGTTGCGCCAATAAAAGAACTTTAGATACTTCTGTGGCTTTAAAAAAGGTTTATTTGCACCGTATTTATGATTTGGAAGAAGAAAAAAAGATTTTTAAAAATAAAAATGCAAGCTATTATCTTGATGAGCACTTTAATGTGATTCTTTATTCTATGCTAAAAACAGAACTTAAGAATCGTGGTATTATTGTATTGGAAAAAAGCGATTCTCCTTATGATTTAAAATTAGATCTTGCTTTTACTGACTTTAATTCTAAGGTCGATAATAATGGACTTCATTCACGCGTAAAGGCAAATTTAAAACTTCGCAATATCAATACACAAAAAACTTTAGCAGTTAGCACAAGACAAGATGTTGTCGGCTTTAAAGATGAAAAAGAAGTGTCTTTTTATACTCATTTGCTTTTAAAACAAATGGCAAATAAAATCGCAAGTATTATAAGCTCACTTTGA
- a CDS encoding ComF family protein, with protein MRCYNCHCFTLLDFCPSCLEELAELSLNHRILDNSFKVYSFYKYSEIKHLLYSKHKFYGYFVLNALAKLSFARFDEFFSPQVMINAVPLDDRVENGLYSHSALLARHLKSPFIKPLYRTLYAKSHLKYSGKSMNFRLKNKRNYELLKIPKYPVILVDDIITSGSSLMQAKQILEKNQISVLFALVLADAKD; from the coding sequence TTGAGGTGTTATAACTGTCACTGCTTTACTCTGCTTGATTTTTGTCCTAGTTGCTTAGAGGAATTAGCAGAGTTAAGTCTTAATCATAGAATTCTTGATAATAGCTTCAAGGTTTATTCTTTTTATAAATACAGCGAGATCAAGCATCTTTTATATTCAAAACATAAATTTTATGGATATTTTGTTTTGAATGCTTTGGCGAAATTAAGTTTTGCGCGTTTTGATGAATTTTTTAGTCCTCAAGTCATGATTAATGCTGTGCCTCTAGATGATAGAGTCGAAAATGGGCTTTATTCTCATTCGGCTTTATTAGCCCGACATTTGAAAAGTCCTTTTATTAAGCCTTTATATAGAACTTTATATGCTAAATCTCATTTGAAATATTCTGGGAAAAGTATGAATTTCCGCTTGAAAAACAAAAGAAACTACGAGCTTTTAAAAATTCCAAAATACCCTGTTATTTTAGTGGATGATATTATTACAAGTGGTTCTAGTTTAATGCAAGCTAAACAAATTTTGGAAAAAAATCAAATTTCTGTGCTTTTTGCTTTAGTTTTAGCTGATGCAAAAGATTAA
- the gyrA gene encoding DNA gyrase subunit A: protein MENIFIKDSDIELIDIENSIKSSYLDYSMSVIIGRALPDARDGLKPVHRRILYAMDDLGVRSRSAYKKSARIVGDVIGKYHPHGDTAVYDALVRMAQDFSMRYPSVDGQGNFGSIDGDGAAAMRYTEARMTILAEELLQDIDKDTVDFVPNYDDSLKEPDVLPARVPNLLLNGSSGIAVGMATNIPPHSLNELVDGLLYLLDNKDASLEEIMQFIKGPDFPTAGIIYGKKGIIEAYRTGRGRVKIRAKTHIEKKSNKDIIVIDELPYQTNKARLIEQIAELVKEKQIEGISEVRDESDREGIRVVIELKREAMSEIVLNNLFKSTTMESTFGVIMLAIHNKEPKIFSLIELLNVFLNHRKTVIIRRTIFELQKARARAHILEGLKIALDNIDEVIALIKNSPDNATARDSLVAKFGLSELQANAILDMKLGRLTGLEREKIENELAKLMEEIIRLEEILKSETLLENLIRNELKEIKNKFNVPRITQIEDDYDDIDIEDLIPNENMVVTITHRGYIKRVPSKQYEKQKRGGKGKVAVTTYDDDFIESFFTANTHDTLMFVTDRGQLYWLKVYKIPEGSRTAKGKAVVNLINLQADEKIMAIIPTTDFDENKSLCFFTKNGIVKRTNLSEYQNIRSVGVKAINLDENDGLVTAIIVQRDEDEIFVKNSDENVQDEVGDVEILDDENSENEEIANENIKGKMLFVVTKKGMCIKFPLAKVREIGRVSRGVTAIKFKEKNDEVVGAVVIENDEQEILSISAKGIGKRTNAGEYRLQSRGGKGVICMKLTPKTKDLISIVIVDESMDLMALTSSGKMIRVDMQSIRKAGRNTSGVIVVNVENDEVVSIAKCPKEESDDEEELGAELNLK from the coding sequence ATGGAAAATATTTTTATAAAAGATTCAGATATTGAGTTGATTGATATTGAGAATTCTATCAAATCAAGCTATTTAGATTATTCTATGAGTGTTATTATAGGTCGTGCGTTACCTGATGCAAGAGATGGACTTAAGCCTGTTCATAGGAGAATTTTATATGCTATGGATGATTTGGGTGTTAGAAGTCGTAGTGCTTATAAAAAATCTGCTCGTATAGTGGGGGATGTGATTGGTAAGTATCATCCACACGGCGATACTGCGGTTTATGATGCTTTGGTAAGAATGGCTCAAGATTTTTCTATGCGTTATCCAAGCGTTGATGGGCAAGGAAACTTTGGCTCTATTGATGGTGATGGTGCAGCTGCGATGCGTTATACCGAAGCTAGAATGACAATTTTAGCAGAAGAACTTTTGCAAGATATTGATAAAGATACAGTTGATTTTGTCCCAAATTATGATGATTCTTTAAAAGAGCCTGATGTTTTGCCTGCTAGAGTACCAAATTTATTGCTTAATGGATCGAGCGGTATTGCCGTAGGTATGGCGACAAATATCCCTCCGCATAGTTTAAATGAGCTTGTAGATGGACTTTTGTATTTACTTGATAATAAAGATGCTAGTTTAGAAGAGATAATGCAATTTATCAAAGGTCCTGATTTTCCAACTGCGGGGATAATTTATGGTAAAAAAGGCATTATAGAAGCATATCGCACGGGACGAGGTAGGGTAAAAATAAGAGCAAAAACTCATATAGAAAAAAAGTCTAATAAAGATATTATTGTTATTGATGAGCTTCCTTATCAAACCAATAAAGCAAGACTTATAGAACAAATTGCAGAGCTTGTAAAAGAAAAGCAGATTGAGGGAATTTCAGAAGTTAGAGATGAGAGTGATAGAGAAGGAATTCGTGTCGTAATAGAGCTTAAACGCGAAGCAATGAGTGAAATAGTGCTAAATAATCTTTTTAAATCCACCACGATGGAAAGCACTTTTGGTGTGATTATGCTTGCTATTCATAACAAAGAGCCAAAAATCTTTTCTTTGATTGAGCTTTTAAATGTTTTCTTGAATCATAGAAAAACGGTGATTATTAGAAGAACGATTTTTGAACTTCAAAAAGCAAGAGCAAGAGCACATATATTGGAAGGTCTTAAAATTGCACTTGATAATATCGATGAAGTTATAGCGCTAATTAAAAATAGCCCAGATAATGCAACAGCCAGAGATTCTTTAGTAGCTAAATTTGGGCTTAGTGAGCTTCAAGCCAATGCGATTTTAGATATGAAACTTGGTCGTTTAACTGGACTTGAAAGAGAAAAGATAGAAAATGAACTTGCTAAGCTTATGGAAGAAATTATAAGACTTGAAGAGATTTTAAAAAGTGAAACTTTGCTAGAAAATCTTATCCGTAATGAATTAAAAGAGATAAAAAATAAATTCAATGTGCCACGCATTACTCAAATTGAAGATGATTATGATGATATAGACATTGAAGATTTAATTCCTAATGAAAATATGGTTGTAACCATTACTCATCGTGGCTATATCAAAAGAGTGCCAAGTAAGCAATACGAAAAACAAAAACGCGGCGGCAAAGGAAAAGTTGCGGTAACAACTTATGATGATGATTTTATCGAAAGTTTCTTTACTGCAAATACGCATGATACTTTGATGTTTGTAACCGATCGCGGTCAACTTTATTGGCTAAAAGTTTATAAAATCCCTGAGGGTTCAAGGACAGCCAAAGGAAAAGCTGTGGTGAATTTAATCAATTTGCAAGCTGATGAAAAAATTATGGCTATCATTCCTACAACCGATTTTGATGAAAATAAATCTTTATGCTTCTTTACTAAAAATGGTATAGTTAAACGCACTAATTTAAGCGAATATCAAAATATTAGAAGCGTGGGTGTTAAGGCTATTAATTTGGATGAAAATGATGGATTGGTAACCGCTATCATCGTTCAAAGAGATGAAGATGAAATTTTTGTGAAAAATTCGGATGAAAATGTGCAAGATGAAGTAGGGGATGTTGAAATTTTAGACGATGAAAACTCAGAAAATGAAGAAATTGCAAATGAAAATATAAAAGGCAAAATGCTTTTTGTGGTTACTAAAAAAGGAATGTGTATCAAATTCCCACTTGCAAAGGTGCGTGAGATTGGCCGTGTAAGCCGTGGTGTAACTGCGATTAAATTTAAAGAAAAAAATGATGAGGTGGTGGGTGCAGTTGTTATAGAAAATGATGAACAAGAAATTCTAAGTATAAGTGCCAAAGGTATAGGAAAGCGCACCAATGCGGGAGAATATAGACTTCAAAGTAGGGGTGGCAAAGGCGTTATTTGTATGAAACTTACTCCAAAAACAAAAGATTTAATTAGCATAGTTATAGTAGATGAAAGTATGGATTTAATGGCGCTTACAAGTAGCGGAAAAATGATCCGTGTGGATATGCAAAGCATTAGAAAAGCAGGACGTAATACAAGCGGCGTGATTGTAGTTAATGTAGAAAATGATGAGGTGGTAAGCATTGCCAAGTGTCCTAAAGAAGAAAGTGACGATGAAGAAGAGCTTGGCGCTGAGCTAAATTTAAAATAA
- the flgP gene encoding flagellar assembly lipoprotein FlgP yields the protein MKKLVLALVAVLGFSGCVAANANKTNANANQATPSNDVVVQKVDKDDIRDIIQQEKMLSLDNSENEIVFGATGEGIAPMNTVSSAQALALAKRAAIADAYRQLASKLYGVKVNGKDTVKDAMLKSSTVTAQVNGLIKNANIVDESFNQGLYRVNLELKIDADKWKELFAY from the coding sequence ATGAAAAAATTAGTTTTAGCACTTGTTGCGGTTTTAGGTTTTAGTGGTTGTGTTGCTGCAAATGCAAATAAAACAAATGCAAATGCCAATCAAGCTACCCCAAGCAATGATGTGGTAGTGCAAAAAGTAGATAAAGATGATATTCGTGATATTATCCAGCAAGAAAAGATGTTGAGCTTGGATAATTCTGAAAACGAAATAGTTTTTGGCGCCACAGGTGAGGGCATTGCCCCTATGAATACTGTTTCTTCAGCTCAAGCTCTTGCATTAGCCAAAAGAGCGGCGATTGCGGATGCTTATAGACAGCTTGCAAGTAAGTTATACGGTGTGAAAGTAAATGGTAAGGATACTGTTAAAGATGCTATGCTTAAAAGTTCTACTGTTACAGCACAAGTAAATGGTTTAATCAAAAATGCAAATATTGTTGATGAAAGTTTTAATCAAGGACTTTATCGTGTTAATTTAGAACTTAAAATAGATGCAGACAAGTGGAAAGAATTATTTGCTTATTAA